In Hyphomicrobium denitrificans 1NES1, one DNA window encodes the following:
- a CDS encoding efflux RND transporter periplasmic adaptor subunit, with the protein MNSVLKGVVTAAAIIAAAGAGVWAGQSGLVKLPLSPAATKIGHGVEATGPVIYYRDPDGKPFYSLAPRNTDGGASYVAVHASEDVSFEPKPKTQEAAAAPAGERKIKYYRNPMGLSDTSPVPKKDSMGMDYIAVYEGQDSDDASVKVSPGKIQRTGVETVAVTKRRLTRTVRAPGVVALDERRIAVVAPKFDGYVVKVGDVTTGTHVKAGDVLATVFGQAVLDQAARLLVEESSGWTRNNDAAFPPGFKGSSGVVGATRRLQNLGVPEEFMDQVKSSRRVPDTFTIRAPISGDVLERNWSDGQGFKTGDVGFRIADHSVVWMMADVAEGDIDAVKPGQAVAVTMRAHPGRIFKGTVAVIYPHLTKETRTAQVRIEMPNPDRALLPDMYGEVEIATSSDAPALIVPSSAVIDSGNRQVVLRDLGDGRYQPRDVKMGHRGDGVVELLSGVSEGDRVVVNGNFLIDAESNLQSALKSFQTPSTTEVNQ; encoded by the coding sequence ATGAACTCGGTCCTCAAGGGGGTGGTGACCGCCGCAGCGATCATTGCTGCGGCGGGAGCCGGAGTTTGGGCGGGGCAATCAGGCCTGGTGAAGCTGCCGCTGTCTCCCGCGGCGACGAAAATCGGACATGGTGTCGAGGCGACCGGGCCGGTGATCTACTACCGTGATCCCGATGGGAAGCCGTTTTATTCGTTGGCGCCGCGCAACACCGACGGCGGAGCATCCTACGTCGCCGTCCACGCCAGCGAGGACGTGTCGTTCGAGCCGAAGCCCAAGACGCAAGAAGCAGCGGCGGCCCCGGCCGGCGAAAGGAAGATCAAGTACTACCGCAACCCGATGGGGCTGTCCGACACCTCGCCAGTGCCGAAGAAGGACTCCATGGGCATGGACTACATCGCCGTCTATGAGGGCCAAGACAGCGATGACGCCTCGGTGAAGGTTTCTCCCGGCAAAATCCAGCGCACCGGAGTAGAGACCGTCGCCGTCACCAAGCGGCGCCTGACGCGCACTGTCCGTGCTCCGGGCGTAGTTGCGCTCGATGAACGGCGCATCGCGGTCGTGGCCCCGAAGTTCGACGGCTACGTGGTCAAGGTCGGCGACGTTACCACGGGTACCCATGTAAAGGCCGGCGACGTGCTGGCGACGGTGTTCGGGCAAGCGGTGCTCGATCAAGCCGCGCGTTTGCTCGTCGAGGAGAGCTCGGGCTGGACTCGCAATAACGATGCCGCGTTTCCTCCAGGCTTCAAAGGGTCTTCGGGCGTGGTCGGCGCCACGCGTCGTCTGCAAAACCTTGGTGTGCCCGAGGAATTCATGGACCAGGTGAAGAGCTCGCGCCGCGTTCCGGACACCTTCACCATCCGCGCGCCCATCAGCGGCGATGTTTTGGAACGCAATTGGAGCGATGGGCAAGGCTTTAAGACAGGCGATGTCGGCTTCCGCATCGCCGACCACTCCGTGGTGTGGATGATGGCGGACGTCGCCGAAGGTGACATCGATGCCGTCAAACCGGGCCAAGCTGTTGCGGTCACGATGCGCGCCCATCCTGGCCGCATTTTCAAGGGCACCGTGGCGGTGATCTATCCGCACCTGACGAAGGAGACGCGGACGGCGCAGGTGCGCATCGAGATGCCCAACCCCGACCGTGCGCTGCTGCCCGACATGTATGGAGAGGTTGAAATCGCCACCAGTAGCGACGCGCCGGCGCTTATCGTGCCGTCCAGCGCCGTCATCGACAGCGGCAACCGCCAAGTCGTGCTTCGCGATCTTGGCGATGGCCGCTACCAGCCGCGCGACGTGAAGATGGGGCACCGGGGCGATGGTGTCGTCGAACTCCTCAGCGGCGTTTCCGAAGGGGACCGTGTCGTCGTCAACGGCAACTTCCTCATCGACGCAGAAAGCAATCTCCAATCCGCACTGAAGAGCTTCCAGACTCCTTCAACCACAGAGGTCAACCAATGA
- a CDS encoding efflux RND transporter permease subunit, which produces MIARLIDWSARNLMLVFITTAFAVVAGIWAVRTLPLDAIPDLSDTQVIVYTEYPGQAPQVVEDQVTYPLTTSMLTVPRSKVVRGFSFFGVSFVYVIFEDGTDIYWARSRVLEYLNAAAKRLPAGVTPTLGPDASGVGWVYQYALQSKEKSLADLRSMQDWEVRFGLSKAEGVAEVASVGGFVKQYSVTVDPSRLRSFNIPLDKIRDAIRNSNIDVGGRTLELAEHEFMVRGRGYLRGVQDIENIVVKAEGGTPVLLKDVASVEIVGDERRGIAELNGEGEVASGIALQRSGANALTVIDNVKGRLKEIAQSLPAGTQVVPVYDRSELIHRAIETLKHTLFEESLVVAVVCIIFLLHVRSALVAILMLPVGILMAFFAMRSLGIGSNIMSLGGIAIAIGAMIDAAIVMIENAHKHLERAPKGKPRIEILVEAAAEVGPALFFSLLIITVSFLPIFSLEAQEGRLFGPLAFTKTFAMASAALLSVTLVPALMVIFVRGRIIPEGKNPINRALIAIYRPVIKGVLRAKALTIVLAAVALAVSVWPVTKVGSEFMPNLNEGTLLFMPTTLPGLSITKSAELLQMQDRIIKSFPEVASVYGKAGRAQTATDPAPTEMFETIVNLKPKEEWRPGVTTDSLIAEMDKALQFPGVSNAWTMPIKARIDMLSTGIRTPVGIKVIGKDLAEMDGVARQVETVLKSVPGTSSAYAERVLGGYYLEVIPNRERLARYGLMVADVQDVVSTALGAEPVTTTVEGRERYTVAIRYPRDLRSDPQAIAKDVVVSLPGGGTVPLGEVADIKLTQGPTTIRTENAKLATYVYVDIRDRDLGGYIADAKKAVEAQVKLPTGTYLVWSGQFEYMERAEARLQMVVPVTLMIIFLLLYLNFQRFTETLIVMLSLPFALVGGFWLMWWLGFNLSVAVAVGFIALAGVAAETGVVMLIYLDNAKREIQAECLRERRPFTRDDLHHAIMVGAVERVRPKMMTVVAIMAGLLPIMWSTGTGSEVMQRIAVPMIGGMISSTLLTLMVIPAIYGLVKGWRLPTKTQAQASFVAPS; this is translated from the coding sequence ATGATCGCCCGCCTGATCGACTGGTCGGCTCGGAACCTGATGCTGGTGTTCATCACCACGGCGTTCGCCGTTGTGGCGGGAATCTGGGCGGTGAGGACACTGCCGCTCGACGCCATCCCCGACCTCTCGGACACTCAGGTCATCGTGTATACCGAGTACCCGGGGCAAGCGCCGCAGGTGGTCGAGGACCAGGTCACCTATCCCCTCACCACCTCGATGCTGACCGTACCGCGTTCCAAAGTCGTGCGGGGATTCTCGTTCTTTGGCGTCTCGTTCGTCTACGTGATCTTCGAGGACGGCACCGATATTTATTGGGCACGTTCGCGCGTGCTCGAATACCTGAACGCCGCCGCCAAGCGCTTGCCTGCCGGCGTCACGCCCACGCTTGGCCCCGATGCCAGCGGCGTGGGTTGGGTTTATCAGTACGCGTTGCAATCCAAGGAGAAGTCGCTCGCGGACCTGCGGTCGATGCAGGATTGGGAGGTACGCTTTGGGCTTTCCAAGGCCGAAGGCGTGGCCGAGGTCGCAAGCGTCGGCGGTTTCGTCAAGCAATACAGCGTGACAGTGGACCCGAGCCGCCTCAGGAGCTTCAATATCCCGCTCGATAAGATCCGCGACGCCATCCGCAACAGCAATATTGATGTCGGCGGGCGGACGTTGGAGCTGGCCGAGCACGAGTTCATGGTGCGCGGTCGAGGCTACCTCAGGGGCGTGCAGGACATTGAGAACATCGTGGTCAAGGCCGAGGGGGGGACGCCGGTCCTGCTCAAGGACGTCGCGAGCGTGGAAATCGTCGGCGACGAACGGCGCGGCATCGCCGAACTCAATGGCGAGGGCGAGGTGGCGAGCGGCATCGCGCTGCAGCGCTCCGGCGCTAATGCGCTCACCGTCATCGACAACGTCAAGGGACGGCTGAAGGAGATTGCGCAGTCATTGCCGGCCGGAACGCAGGTGGTGCCGGTCTACGACCGCTCCGAACTCATTCACCGTGCTATCGAAACGCTGAAGCATACGCTGTTTGAAGAAAGCTTGGTGGTCGCGGTGGTGTGCATCATCTTCCTTCTGCACGTCCGCAGCGCGCTGGTCGCCATCCTGATGCTGCCGGTCGGCATCCTCATGGCCTTTTTCGCCATGAGGTCGCTCGGCATCGGCTCCAACATCATGAGCCTCGGCGGCATCGCCATCGCCATCGGCGCCATGATCGACGCGGCGATCGTCATGATTGAGAACGCCCACAAGCACCTGGAGCGCGCGCCCAAGGGCAAGCCGCGCATCGAGATCCTGGTTGAAGCCGCAGCCGAGGTTGGGCCGGCGCTGTTCTTCTCGCTCCTGATCATCACTGTGTCGTTCCTGCCAATCTTCAGCCTCGAGGCGCAGGAGGGCAGGCTGTTTGGGCCTCTCGCCTTCACCAAGACCTTTGCTATGGCTTCGGCCGCGCTGCTCTCGGTGACGCTGGTCCCGGCGCTGATGGTCATCTTTGTGCGTGGACGGATCATCCCCGAAGGCAAGAATCCCATTAACCGCGCGCTCATCGCCATCTATCGGCCGGTGATCAAGGGCGTGCTCAGGGCCAAAGCGCTCACCATCGTCCTTGCCGCCGTGGCCCTCGCGGTGTCGGTCTGGCCGGTGACCAAGGTCGGTAGCGAGTTCATGCCCAATCTCAATGAGGGCACGCTGCTGTTCATGCCAACGACGCTGCCGGGGCTCTCGATCACCAAATCGGCCGAGCTGCTGCAGATGCAGGACCGCATCATCAAGTCGTTTCCGGAGGTCGCGTCGGTCTACGGCAAGGCGGGTCGCGCGCAAACGGCGACCGATCCTGCGCCGACCGAGATGTTCGAGACCATCGTCAATCTTAAGCCGAAGGAGGAATGGCGCCCCGGCGTAACGACCGACAGCCTGATCGCCGAGATGGACAAGGCGCTGCAGTTCCCCGGCGTCTCCAATGCCTGGACGATGCCGATCAAGGCCCGCATCGACATGCTGTCGACCGGCATCCGCACGCCTGTCGGCATCAAGGTGATCGGCAAGGACCTCGCCGAGATGGATGGCGTCGCCCGCCAGGTCGAAACCGTTCTCAAATCCGTTCCGGGCACCTCCAGCGCGTATGCCGAGCGCGTGCTGGGCGGCTACTACCTCGAAGTGATTCCCAACCGCGAACGGCTGGCGCGCTACGGGTTGATGGTTGCAGATGTGCAGGACGTAGTCTCCACGGCGCTCGGTGCCGAACCTGTCACCACCACGGTGGAAGGCCGCGAACGGTATACCGTCGCCATCCGCTACCCGCGCGACTTGCGCTCCGATCCGCAGGCCATCGCCAAGGACGTGGTGGTCTCGCTTCCCGGCGGCGGCACGGTTCCCTTGGGCGAAGTTGCCGACATCAAGCTCACCCAGGGCCCGACCACCATCCGCACTGAAAACGCCAAGCTCGCCACCTATGTCTACGTCGACATCCGCGACCGCGACCTAGGCGGTTACATCGCCGATGCCAAGAAGGCGGTGGAGGCGCAGGTGAAGCTTCCGACGGGGACCTACCTCGTTTGGAGCGGCCAGTTCGAATATATGGAACGCGCCGAGGCACGCCTGCAGATGGTCGTGCCGGTGACGCTGATGATCATCTTCCTGCTGCTCTACCTCAACTTTCAGCGCTTCACCGAAACCCTCATCGTCATGCTGTCACTGCCGTTCGCACTGGTCGGCGGCTTCTGGCTGATGTGGTGGCTGGGGTTCAACCTCTCCGTCGCGGTGGCGGTTGGATTCATCGCGTTGGCGGGCGTCGCCGCGGAGACCGGTGTGGTGATGCTGATCTATCTCGACAACGCCAAGCGCGAGATTCAGGCCGAATGCTTGCGTGAGCGCAGGCCATTTACCCGCGACGACCTTCACCACGCCATCATGGTGGGCGCGGTGGAGCGCGTCCGGCCGAAAATGATGACGGTTGTGGCGATCATGGCCGGTTTGCTGCCCATCATGTGGAGCACCGGCACCGGGTCGGAAGTGATGCAACGCATCGCGGTGCCGATGATCGGTGGCATGATTTCATCAACACTCCTGACTCTAATGGTCATCCCGGCGATCTACGGCCTAGTGAAAGGCTGGCGCCTGCCGACCAAGACGCAGGCGCAAGCATCGTTCGTGGCCCCTAGCTGA
- a CDS encoding glycosyltransferase family 2 protein, with protein sequence MSTPEPVRRDRNADISLSHQTQVDIGELELTILMPCLDEAKTVRICIAKAQRFLESRGVAGEVLIADNGSTDGSIELARSSGAQLISVAKKGYGAALAAGIEAAHGKFVIMGDADDSYDFTDLDRFLGRLRDGYDLVMGDRFRGGIERGAMPPLHYYLGNPILSFIGRLFFRIPIHDFHCGLRGFRRSAIRELQLQTTGMEFASEMIVRSALKELRIAEVPTTLKLDGRGRASHLKTWRDGWRHLKFLLMYSPRWLFFYPGIAITSLGALLSTMLIWGPVSIGGVVVLDLNTFLAGCLLTVIGVQLITFGALARYYAAITGMLPSGRHGARILRWCRTDRFLQIAAMLIFLGVVIFGICFVAWARVDFGNLSDSRIPRFVAAGLSLTIIGIQTGFAGFLFGIFDIPRKGKS encoded by the coding sequence ATGTCAACTCCGGAGCCTGTTCGCCGCGACCGCAACGCTGACATATCCTTAAGTCACCAAACCCAGGTCGACATCGGAGAACTCGAACTGACAATTCTCATGCCTTGTCTGGATGAAGCCAAGACCGTCCGGATTTGCATCGCAAAGGCACAGCGATTTCTCGAAAGTCGCGGCGTTGCGGGTGAGGTGCTGATCGCAGACAACGGGAGCACTGACGGGTCAATTGAACTGGCCCGATCATCCGGGGCCCAGCTCATTTCGGTGGCTAAGAAAGGGTACGGCGCCGCATTGGCTGCAGGGATAGAGGCTGCACACGGCAAGTTCGTCATAATGGGCGATGCCGACGACAGCTATGACTTCACCGATTTGGATCGTTTTCTGGGAAGGCTACGCGACGGCTACGATCTTGTGATGGGCGATCGCTTCCGAGGCGGCATAGAACGAGGTGCAATGCCTCCACTGCACTACTATTTGGGCAACCCAATTCTCAGCTTTATCGGACGATTGTTTTTCCGGATCCCGATCCACGACTTTCACTGCGGGCTGAGAGGCTTCCGACGAAGTGCAATAAGAGAGCTGCAGCTTCAAACGACAGGCATGGAATTCGCCTCGGAGATGATCGTCCGTTCGGCTCTAAAGGAACTACGGATAGCGGAGGTGCCGACGACGTTAAAGCTCGACGGGCGGGGGCGCGCTTCGCACCTTAAAACGTGGCGGGACGGGTGGCGGCACCTGAAGTTTCTGCTTATGTACAGCCCAAGGTGGCTGTTCTTCTATCCCGGGATCGCAATCACATCGCTCGGGGCTCTTCTAAGTACGATGTTGATTTGGGGGCCTGTCAGCATCGGTGGCGTCGTCGTGCTGGACCTGAATACCTTTCTTGCTGGATGCCTCCTCACCGTTATAGGCGTGCAGCTCATCACGTTTGGCGCGTTGGCACGATACTATGCTGCTATCACCGGCATGCTTCCGAGCGGCCGTCATGGCGCTCGAATCCTTAGGTGGTGCAGGACCGACCGCTTTCTACAAATCGCCGCCATGCTGATCTTTCTAGGGGTGGTAATTTTTGGGATCTGCTTCGTCGCTTGGGCGCGCGTCGATTTTGGAAACCTCAGCGACTCAAGAATTCCGCGCTTTGTTGCTGCTGGACTTAGTCTGACAATCATCGGCATCCAAACAGGATTTGCCGGTTTTCTCTTCGGTATCTTTGATATACCTCGGAAGGGCAAGTCGTGA
- a CDS encoding TonB-dependent receptor → MNDRNERSRVKSNARACALLLGISSVGIAAAAVEAAAQENKAMELPPVSVQVSDKAKGNNGKKTKTAKKGSGKATASRAKLSGENASVAAAASAAPTSDVPGIPQPDAQGDIGYRATKSSSSTKTDTPLRNVPQSVSVVTDKQIRDQASQSIGDVIKYVPGIEVHHGEGNRDQVSIRGQVASTADFFVNGVRDDAQIFRDLYNTERLEILKGPAALAFGRGGAGGIVNRITKQADWDTHNEATVEFGSFDHRRVTTDFDKAISPGFAARVTSMYEDSGSYRDHVDLERWGVNPTFAFKPWKRTTVILDYEHFEDHRTADRGIPSERPAGFLGTVGPSPASASTFFGNPDDSFVNAVVDRTSATVEHTTDFGLKIRNVTQYANYNKIYQNIYPGGAYDPTTGLVPLLAYNNINNRENLFNQTDFIHKFSDGWTRHTLLAGAEFGLQHSFNFRHSGQFDISNINGQCAAFGPGNSLPNGTCFVSFTNPTIYSPPVSFATPTTHNRVTANAESFYVQDQWEIGRYLEIVGGVRHDTFGTSVTNLSPGSPSSGTFSQDDSFYSPRAGIIVKPTDSLSLYVSYSVTNLPASGDQFGSVTNATKDLAPERYVNKEVGLKWDITPVLAFTTAFYEVDRTNIRFAQQDGTFIQTGKSEVDGVEVTLTGYVTDRWQVAAGYGHQTGELTSATSATLPAGTPLPLLPSDTISLWNRYQVTRDWAAGVGVVHHTDVYASLQPETNLVKLLAYTTVDAALYYQINDHVRAQFNAINIFNENYIASAGSNDNLIPGATRTFYVSLTSSF, encoded by the coding sequence GTGAACGATAGAAATGAACGGTCTCGCGTAAAGTCGAATGCGCGCGCGTGTGCGCTTTTGTTGGGCATCTCGTCGGTCGGTATTGCCGCCGCAGCCGTCGAAGCGGCCGCCCAAGAAAACAAAGCAATGGAGCTTCCGCCGGTTTCTGTTCAGGTGAGCGACAAAGCTAAGGGCAACAACGGAAAGAAAACCAAAACCGCCAAGAAGGGGTCTGGCAAAGCGACGGCAAGTAGAGCAAAGCTATCGGGCGAAAACGCTTCAGTGGCGGCTGCAGCTTCAGCGGCGCCGACAAGCGACGTGCCTGGGATTCCGCAACCTGATGCACAAGGCGATATCGGCTATAGAGCGACCAAATCCAGCAGTTCAACGAAGACCGATACGCCGCTGAGAAACGTACCTCAATCGGTCTCCGTTGTTACGGACAAGCAGATCAGGGATCAGGCGAGCCAGAGCATCGGCGACGTCATCAAATACGTGCCTGGCATTGAAGTTCACCATGGCGAAGGCAATCGTGATCAGGTTTCCATTCGCGGGCAAGTCGCCTCTACTGCCGACTTCTTCGTGAATGGCGTGCGTGACGATGCGCAAATCTTCCGCGATCTCTATAACACTGAGCGCCTCGAGATCTTAAAAGGCCCGGCGGCCCTTGCCTTCGGACGTGGCGGTGCCGGAGGCATCGTCAATCGGATCACCAAGCAGGCGGATTGGGACACGCATAATGAAGCAACAGTGGAATTCGGGAGTTTCGATCATAGGAGAGTCACGACCGATTTCGATAAGGCGATTAGCCCTGGGTTCGCGGCTCGCGTTACCTCAATGTACGAGGATAGCGGCTCATACCGCGATCATGTCGATCTTGAACGATGGGGCGTAAATCCGACTTTCGCTTTCAAACCGTGGAAGCGCACAACCGTCATCCTCGACTATGAACACTTCGAGGATCATCGCACCGCAGACCGGGGTATCCCTTCTGAACGCCCGGCGGGCTTTCTGGGAACGGTTGGGCCGTCTCCGGCCTCGGCATCAACTTTTTTTGGAAATCCAGACGATAGCTTCGTCAATGCTGTCGTAGACCGTACATCTGCAACGGTCGAGCACACAACGGACTTCGGCCTCAAGATCCGAAACGTCACGCAGTACGCCAACTACAACAAGATATACCAAAATATCTATCCGGGCGGTGCGTATGACCCGACGACGGGCCTCGTGCCGCTGCTCGCCTACAACAACATCAACAACAGGGAAAACCTCTTCAACCAAACGGACTTCATCCACAAGTTTTCTGACGGGTGGACGCGTCATACGTTGTTGGCGGGCGCGGAATTTGGATTGCAGCACTCCTTCAATTTCCGGCACAGCGGGCAGTTCGATATCTCGAACATTAATGGCCAGTGTGCCGCCTTCGGCCCTGGAAACAGTCTGCCGAATGGCACCTGCTTCGTCTCGTTCACGAACCCTACAATTTATTCGCCGCCGGTTTCCTTCGCGACGCCGACGACGCATAACCGCGTCACGGCAAATGCCGAGTCGTTCTATGTTCAAGATCAGTGGGAGATCGGCCGGTATCTGGAGATCGTCGGCGGCGTTCGCCATGACACCTTCGGCACTTCGGTGACAAACCTGTCGCCCGGTTCCCCTTCATCTGGCACTTTCAGTCAAGACGACAGCTTTTACTCACCCCGCGCCGGCATCATCGTGAAGCCGACAGACAGTCTGTCGCTCTACGTCAGTTATTCCGTTACGAACTTGCCCGCCTCGGGGGATCAGTTTGGAAGTGTCACGAACGCGACCAAGGATCTCGCGCCCGAAAGATACGTGAATAAGGAAGTCGGTCTGAAGTGGGATATCACGCCGGTACTGGCGTTCACGACGGCCTTCTACGAGGTCGATCGGACAAACATTCGCTTTGCCCAACAGGATGGCACCTTCATTCAGACCGGCAAGTCGGAAGTCGATGGTGTGGAAGTCACGCTTACAGGCTACGTCACGGATCGTTGGCAGGTGGCGGCAGGCTACGGTCACCAAACCGGTGAACTCACGAGCGCTACCTCTGCCACGTTACCAGCCGGAACGCCGCTTCCGTTGTTGCCGAGCGATACGATTTCACTCTGGAACCGGTATCAAGTTACCCGCGATTGGGCGGCGGGAGTTGGTGTCGTGCACCACACCGACGTTTACGCGTCGCTTCAGCCGGAAACCAATCTCGTCAAGCTACTGGCATACACCACTGTGGACGCGGCGCTTTACTATCAAATCAACGATCACGTGCGCGCCCAGTTCAACGCGATCAATATCTTCAACGAGAATTACATCGCCTCTGCTGGTAGCAACGACAACCTGATTCCCGGCGCGACGAGAACGTTCTATGTATCGTTGACCTCGTCGTTCTGA
- a CDS encoding Hint domain-containing protein: MTGEASKAPSEDQCDVALKRTRRNVMAMAGIAAGALVASSLAAGKAAASGGKRSFSLWDCDEGVACFLIGTKILTAGGERAVEDLHVGDRLPTASGRMREIKKIASWVVERELDRNWPDDVAPIKVCRSAIAPNFPQRDLYLSPLHALYIDGILIAARKLVNGRSIIRCTDYDAHTLTYFNVELEDHQVIWAEGLPVESRLVGSMAACAPLWDSGRRAELASRFRSAVSPWFDKRDVYDKVRDRLEARSEANLGGYGCAG, translated from the coding sequence ATGACCGGTGAAGCGTCCAAAGCCCCCTCGGAAGATCAATGCGATGTAGCCCTTAAGAGAACGCGACGGAATGTTATGGCCATGGCGGGTATCGCCGCGGGCGCACTTGTTGCTTCCAGCCTTGCAGCAGGAAAGGCCGCAGCGTCTGGCGGAAAACGCAGCTTCTCTTTGTGGGACTGCGATGAAGGCGTAGCTTGCTTTCTCATCGGCACGAAAATTCTCACTGCAGGTGGCGAGAGAGCGGTCGAGGATCTTCATGTAGGGGATAGACTTCCGACCGCATCCGGTCGCATGCGTGAGATTAAGAAAATTGCGTCCTGGGTTGTTGAGCGAGAACTCGATCGAAACTGGCCTGACGACGTTGCTCCCATAAAAGTGTGTCGCTCGGCGATCGCACCAAATTTTCCTCAACGAGACCTTTATTTGTCGCCCTTACATGCCCTCTACATCGACGGCATTCTCATAGCGGCGCGTAAGCTGGTGAATGGCAGGTCTATTATCCGTTGCACGGACTATGACGCACACACGCTGACCTACTTCAATGTAGAACTTGAAGACCATCAAGTGATCTGGGCCGAAGGCTTGCCGGTTGAATCTCGGCTTGTTGGCTCAATGGCGGCTTGCGCTCCGCTATGGGATAGCGGTAGGCGTGCCGAGTTGGCATCAAGGTTCAGAAGTGCGGTCTCGCCTTGGTTCGATAAACGCGATGTCTACGATAAAGTTCGCGATCGTCTTGAGGCAAGATCGGAAGCCAATTTAGGCGGCTATGGCTGCGCCGGCTGA
- a CDS encoding NAD-dependent epimerase/dehydratase family protein — protein MRVFIAGATGAIGLPLARALCTRGDQVIGMTRAGKSVDRLRELGVEVSYADAFDAKSVLQAIEKAKPDVVIDQLTSLPANPVEIIKWLPNDTRLRRDGGANLLSAAKAAGVGRYIIQSRGFYLDAADGQLADETAKLRVDAPNNIGNSARATAEYEDQVLATSSLDGVVLRYGFFYGPGTWYRPDGAIADMVRNRESAVIGAGNGVWSFVHIDDAVAATVSALTDEPGVYNIVDDNPLPVAQWLPAFARWVDAEEPPRMSVEDALKTIGEEAVYYHTRLTGASNTRAKAQLAFAPRPLLWAQKSPAIRR, from the coding sequence ATGCGCGTATTCATCGCCGGCGCGACAGGAGCTATCGGATTGCCGCTCGCGCGGGCATTGTGCACGCGCGGCGATCAGGTCATCGGCATGACTCGCGCAGGCAAAAGCGTTGACCGCCTGCGCGAGTTGGGGGTCGAGGTCTCCTATGCCGATGCTTTCGATGCCAAGTCCGTCTTGCAAGCGATCGAAAAGGCCAAACCGGATGTGGTCATCGACCAGCTGACCTCGCTTCCTGCCAACCCCGTAGAGATCATCAAATGGTTGCCCAATGATACCCGCCTCCGCCGCGACGGCGGCGCCAATTTACTTTCGGCAGCCAAAGCAGCCGGTGTAGGACGCTACATCATCCAATCGCGCGGTTTCTATCTCGACGCTGCCGATGGACAGCTCGCCGACGAGACTGCCAAGCTTCGGGTCGATGCGCCGAACAATATCGGCAACAGCGCGCGCGCAACCGCTGAATATGAAGATCAGGTTCTAGCAACGTCATCGCTCGATGGTGTCGTGCTGCGCTACGGCTTCTTCTATGGTCCAGGTACGTGGTACCGACCCGACGGAGCCATTGCGGATATGGTGCGAAACCGCGAGTCGGCTGTCATCGGAGCGGGAAACGGCGTCTGGTCATTCGTCCATATCGACGATGCTGTCGCCGCAACGGTCTCGGCGCTGACCGACGAACCCGGCGTGTACAACATCGTGGACGATAACCCCCTGCCTGTCGCCCAATGGCTTCCCGCCTTCGCTCGATGGGTTGATGCTGAGGAACCACCGCGGATGAGCGTCGAGGATGCGCTAAAGACCATCGGGGAGGAGGCCGTCTATTATCATACGCGCCTGACCGGAGCGTCGAACACCCGGGCAAAGGCACAACTCGCGTTCGCACCGCGGCCGCTTCTGTGGGCGCAAAAGTCTCCTGCAATTCGTCGGTGA
- a CDS encoding cupin domain-containing protein: MRVRTVLGAAFAAVAIAAATPALAHDGGDHVTKNFEQAIPNIPGKSLIAFVVDYAPGGASPPHTHAKSGFIYAYVISGSIESKVNDGASRVYKAGESWSEPPGATHSISRNASKTEPAKLLAVFVVDTDDKALTTPIK, from the coding sequence ATGAGGGTGCGAACTGTACTCGGCGCTGCATTCGCCGCCGTTGCCATCGCCGCTGCTACGCCAGCCTTGGCGCATGACGGCGGCGACCACGTCACTAAGAATTTCGAGCAGGCGATACCCAACATTCCCGGCAAGTCGCTGATCGCCTTCGTCGTGGATTACGCGCCGGGTGGCGCCTCGCCCCCGCATACCCACGCAAAGTCGGGCTTCATCTACGCCTACGTCATTTCCGGAAGCATCGAGTCGAAGGTCAACGATGGCGCAAGCCGCGTCTACAAGGCAGGTGAGAGTTGGTCTGAACCCCCCGGGGCAACGCATTCTATTAGCCGCAACGCAAGCAAGACCGAGCCGGCAAAACTACTCGCCGTCTTCGTCGTCGATACCGACGACAAGGCGCTGACTACCCCTATTAAATGA